A genomic stretch from Streptomyces venezuelae ATCC 10712 includes:
- a CDS encoding membrane protein, which yields MPGKRPSRGTRIVATLGAVQTGLVLFAGHAFAAPTPTPSPSPSAGNSDCGLIRGPARDLCEQGQTGGGGAPVTDPTSAVDPLSSLARGCADAAIATVDYLSKAVKETADVDFTNLEFLGRYAIVFAAATFLTLLLWLLAVAKRAIRGVPLTTALSEAIGFLWLTVLASAFTPLILYTVVNATDAVTEVIASGTGRQTDIFFGSFKEALQKGDSIGGGPIMLIIVSLVTVLAAGVLYLELFLRAVLLYVGALLGVVVYSGLVDKNMWGHVRRWAGIMIAIILVKPVIVIVLGLAGALSSGTGPDSFSAVVSGLAIILLAIFASAMIYRFVPGFGDEIAASRNNRLHRAGENAAAAVISSPASLVSQGIKTHSSRPDSGGGGQASQPARAANPMSGGMAAHSSRGSGGGGATPPPAPRSSSPTAGTPHSNRKNSGGGGR from the coding sequence ATGCCCGGTAAGCGCCCCTCGCGCGGCACCAGGATCGTCGCCACGCTGGGCGCGGTCCAGACAGGCCTCGTGCTGTTCGCCGGACATGCCTTCGCGGCACCGACACCCACCCCGAGCCCGAGCCCGAGTGCGGGCAACAGCGACTGCGGCCTGATTCGTGGCCCCGCACGGGACCTCTGCGAGCAAGGGCAGACCGGTGGCGGTGGCGCGCCCGTCACCGATCCCACCTCCGCCGTCGACCCCCTCTCCTCCCTCGCCCGCGGCTGCGCCGACGCCGCCATCGCCACCGTCGACTACCTCTCCAAGGCGGTGAAGGAGACCGCCGACGTCGACTTCACCAATCTGGAGTTCCTCGGCCGGTACGCGATCGTCTTCGCCGCCGCCACCTTCCTCACCCTCCTCCTCTGGCTGCTGGCCGTCGCCAAGCGGGCCATCCGGGGTGTTCCGCTCACCACCGCCCTCTCCGAGGCGATCGGTTTCCTCTGGCTGACGGTCCTCGCCTCCGCCTTCACCCCGCTGATCCTCTACACGGTCGTCAACGCCACCGACGCCGTCACCGAGGTCATCGCCTCCGGCACCGGCCGGCAGACGGACATCTTCTTCGGCAGCTTCAAGGAGGCCCTGCAGAAGGGCGACAGCATCGGTGGCGGCCCCATCATGCTGATCATCGTGTCCCTGGTGACCGTCCTCGCCGCGGGCGTCCTGTATCTGGAGCTGTTCCTCCGCGCCGTCCTGCTGTACGTCGGCGCGCTCCTCGGTGTCGTCGTCTACTCGGGCCTCGTCGACAAGAACATGTGGGGCCACGTCCGCCGCTGGGCCGGCATCATGATCGCGATCATCCTGGTCAAGCCGGTGATCGTGATCGTTCTCGGTCTCGCCGGCGCCCTGTCCTCCGGCACCGGCCCGGACTCCTTCTCCGCCGTCGTGTCGGGCCTGGCGATCATCCTGCTCGCGATCTTCGCCTCCGCGATGATCTACCGTTTCGTCCCCGGCTTCGGCGACGAGATCGCCGCGTCCCGCAACAACCGTCTGCACCGCGCCGGCGAGAACGCGGCCGCGGCCGTCATCTCCTCTCCCGCCTCCCTCGTCTCGCAGGGCATCAAGACCCACAGTTCCCGTCCCGACAGCGGAGGCGGCGGCCAGGCCTCCCAGCCGGCCCGTGCCGCCAATCCGATGTCCGGCGGCATGGCCGCCCACAGCAGCCGCGGCAGCGGCGGCGGCGGAGCGACTCCCCCGCCCGCCCCCCGTAGCAGCAGCCCCACCGCGGGCACCCCGCACAGCAACCGCAAGAACTCTGGAGGTGGAGGGCGTTGA
- the pstC gene encoding phosphate ABC transporter permease subunit PstC, which produces MATTTPDIQGSRSAKSATRPGDRVFSGLSRGSGITLLVIMAAIAGFLTYRAVLAISDDSANFFTTFEWNPAGNPPVFGIAVLAFGTVVSSIVAMLIAVPVAIGIALFISHYAPRKLAKPLAYVVDLLAAVPSIIYGLWGAIFLVPYLDGLNKWLDQYFGWTYIFDKATDGPARNLFTVGILLAIMILPIITNVTREVFLQAPKMHEEAALALGATRWEVIRMSVLPFGRSGIISASMLGLGRALGETMAVAVVLSPSFLLSGHLLDPGGGTFAQNIAAKFNEADEFGRDALIASGLVLFAITLLVNGAARWIIGRRKEYSGAAA; this is translated from the coding sequence ATGGCTACCACCACTCCAGACATACAAGGGAGCCGGAGCGCCAAGAGCGCCACCCGCCCCGGGGACCGCGTCTTCAGCGGCCTCTCCCGAGGATCCGGCATCACCCTCCTCGTGATCATGGCCGCGATCGCCGGCTTCCTCACCTACCGCGCGGTCCTCGCGATCTCCGACGACAGCGCGAACTTCTTCACCACCTTCGAGTGGAACCCGGCCGGCAACCCGCCGGTCTTCGGCATCGCCGTCCTCGCCTTCGGCACGGTCGTCTCCTCGATCGTCGCGATGCTCATCGCCGTGCCCGTGGCGATCGGGATCGCCCTCTTCATCTCGCACTACGCCCCGCGCAAGCTGGCCAAGCCGCTCGCGTACGTCGTCGACCTGCTCGCCGCCGTGCCCAGCATCATCTACGGCCTCTGGGGCGCGATCTTCCTCGTCCCGTACCTGGACGGCCTCAACAAGTGGCTCGACCAGTACTTCGGCTGGACGTACATCTTCGACAAGGCCACCGACGGCCCCGCCCGCAACCTCTTCACCGTGGGCATCCTGCTGGCGATCATGATCCTTCCGATCATCACCAACGTCACCCGTGAGGTCTTCCTGCAGGCCCCGAAGATGCACGAGGAAGCCGCCCTCGCCCTCGGCGCCACGCGCTGGGAGGTCATCCGCATGTCGGTGCTGCCCTTCGGCCGCTCCGGCATCATCTCCGCCTCCATGCTGGGCCTCGGCCGCGCACTCGGCGAGACCATGGCCGTCGCCGTGGTGCTCTCCCCGAGCTTCCTCCTCTCGGGCCACCTCCTCGACCCGGGCGGCGGCACGTTCGCGCAGAACATCGCCGCCAAGTTCAACGAGGCCGACGAGTTCGGACGGGACGCGCTGATCGCCTCCGGTCTCGTCCTCTTCGCCATCACCCTGCTGGTCAACGGCGCCGCCCGCTGGATCATCGGCCGCCGCAAGGAGTACTCGGGGGCAGCGGCATGA
- a CDS encoding NlpC/P60 family protein, with protein MRKAGKAWLVAGGAFGVCLSFVALLVVGTYSAAAGLAGGAGSGANGTVALAKGAVPALYQGLVQRWGNLCPAINPALLAAQLYQESGWNPRAVSSADARGIAQFIPGTWAGHGVDGDGDGDRDIWDPKDAIPSAATYDCELAGYVKDVPGDPASNMLAAYNAGAYRVIKHGGVPPISETRNYVRIIKSLEKSFARPAGRVDPSRQAAGAIHYAQGKLGTPYLWGGTGTAAQNGRFDCSGLTQAAYDSVGIQLPRVANDQYNAGPHPSREELLPGDLVFFSDDLTNSRAIRHVGIYVGGGYMIDAPRTGAVIRFDRIDTPDYFGATRVTAEGAAALPTHLPQT; from the coding sequence GTGCGTAAGGCCGGCAAGGCGTGGCTGGTGGCCGGCGGGGCCTTCGGGGTCTGCCTGAGCTTCGTCGCTCTGCTCGTCGTCGGCACGTACTCGGCGGCGGCCGGTCTCGCGGGCGGCGCGGGGAGCGGGGCGAACGGCACGGTGGCCCTCGCCAAGGGCGCGGTTCCCGCGCTCTACCAGGGGCTCGTGCAGCGCTGGGGGAACCTCTGCCCGGCCATCAACCCGGCCCTGCTCGCCGCGCAGCTCTACCAGGAGAGCGGCTGGAACCCGCGGGCGGTCTCCTCGGCCGACGCCCGGGGCATCGCCCAGTTCATCCCCGGCACCTGGGCGGGTCACGGGGTGGACGGGGACGGGGACGGCGACCGGGACATCTGGGACCCAAAGGACGCGATCCCTTCGGCCGCCACGTACGACTGCGAGCTCGCCGGCTACGTGAAGGACGTGCCGGGCGATCCGGCGAGCAACATGCTGGCGGCGTACAACGCGGGCGCGTACCGGGTGATCAAGCACGGCGGGGTGCCGCCGATCAGCGAGACCCGGAACTACGTGCGCATCATCAAGTCCCTGGAGAAGAGCTTCGCCCGGCCCGCCGGGCGCGTCGACCCCTCCCGGCAGGCGGCGGGCGCGATCCACTACGCGCAGGGGAAGCTCGGCACCCCGTACCTGTGGGGCGGGACGGGCACGGCCGCGCAGAACGGCCGGTTCGACTGCTCGGGGCTGACCCAGGCCGCGTACGACAGTGTCGGCATCCAGCTGCCGCGCGTCGCCAACGACCAGTACAACGCCGGGCCGCACCCCTCGCGCGAGGAGCTGCTCCCCGGGGACCTGGTCTTCTTCTCGGACGACCTGACCAACTCGCGGGCGATCCGGCACGTCGGCATCTACGTCGGCGGCGGCTACATGATCGACGCGCCGCGCACCGGGGCGGTGATCCGTTTCGACCGGATCGACACCCCGGACTACTTCGGTGCGACGCGGGTCACCGCGGAGGGGGCGGCGGCGCTGCCGACCCATCTCCCGCAGACGTGA
- a CDS encoding CHAD domain-containing protein: MHNPDHTRDVSAGEVLAPYLHARAADFLRGLRLHGESGSDTAGAEEAARTLRGAARRIGGTLHTFRPLLDTAWADQLRTELAWLSGTLALEHACTSRLVRLVDALSRLSNATGGAHGDAKGPVPAARGADSAGLTVGAARAGALLERQLTLARTRAHSASLQALGSARFHALADAVALLASEVPLGPVGSAPAVEVLDGPAEVAERRLLDAVAALPLTRAAHPYNADALGLAAGENQDAPWHQTRLLLRLHRYATEALHTGGEPDAVLYEAARALDRHRDAAEAAAAAAAAARTPRIAPATAYALGVLHADQRHEVEAARFAFQRAWRSTTAPVP; the protein is encoded by the coding sequence GTGCACAACCCTGACCACACGCGGGACGTCTCGGCGGGCGAGGTCCTGGCCCCCTATCTGCACGCCCGCGCCGCGGACTTCCTCCGGGGCCTGCGGCTCCACGGCGAGAGCGGCTCCGACACGGCCGGCGCGGAAGAGGCGGCCCGCACGCTGCGCGGGGCCGCCCGCCGGATCGGCGGAACGCTCCACACGTTCCGGCCGCTGCTGGACACGGCCTGGGCGGACCAGCTGCGCACCGAACTCGCCTGGCTGTCCGGAACCCTGGCCCTTGAGCACGCCTGCACCTCACGGCTGGTCCGCCTGGTGGACGCACTGTCCCGGCTGTCGAACGCCACGGGCGGCGCGCACGGCGACGCGAAGGGCCCCGTGCCGGCCGCCCGCGGCGCCGACTCCGCCGGCCTCACCGTGGGCGCCGCCCGGGCCGGCGCCCTCCTGGAACGCCAGCTGACCCTCGCCAGGACCCGCGCCCACTCGGCCTCGCTGCAGGCCCTGGGCTCGGCCCGGTTCCACGCGCTCGCCGACGCCGTCGCCCTCCTGGCGTCCGAGGTGCCGCTCGGCCCCGTCGGCTCCGCCCCGGCCGTCGAGGTCCTGGACGGCCCCGCCGAGGTCGCCGAGCGCCGCCTCCTCGACGCGGTGGCCGCACTGCCCCTGACCCGGGCGGCCCACCCGTACAACGCGGACGCCCTCGGGCTCGCCGCGGGGGAGAACCAGGACGCGCCCTGGCACCAGACCCGGCTGCTGCTGCGCCTCCACCGGTACGCCACCGAGGCCCTGCACACCGGCGGCGAACCCGACGCGGTCCTCTACGAGGCCGCCCGGGCGCTGGACCGGCACCGCGACGCCGCGGAAGCCGCCGCCGCGGCCGCCGCCGCGGCCCGCACCCCCCGCATCGCCCCGGCGACCGCCTACGCCCTGGGCGTCCTCCACGCCGACCAACGCCACGAAGTGGAAGCCGCCCGCTTCGCCTTCCAACGCGCCTGGCGCAGCACGACGGCACCTGTTCCATGA
- a CDS encoding inorganic phosphate transporter, with product MDTFALIVTIGVALGFTYTNGFHDSANAIATSVSTRALTPRAALAMAAVMNLAGAFMGSGVAKTVSEGLIETPHGDKGMGILFAALVGAIIWNLVTWYFGLPSSSSHALFGGMVGAALAGGTEVIWGGVLDKIVIPMFISPVVGLVAGYLVMCAIMWMFRKANPHKAKRGFRIAQTVSAAGMALGHGLQDAQKTMGIVVMALVIADVQDAGDDIPVWVKIACAVMLSLGTYAGGWRIMRTLGRKIIELDPPQGFAAETTGASIMFGSAFLFHAPISTTHVITSAIMGVGATKRVNAVRWGVAKNIILGWFITMPAAALVAAGSFYVVQLFFG from the coding sequence GTGGACACCTTTGCTCTGATCGTGACCATCGGTGTCGCGCTCGGCTTCACCTATACGAACGGCTTCCACGACTCGGCCAACGCCATCGCCACCTCGGTGTCGACCCGGGCGCTGACGCCCCGGGCGGCCCTGGCGATGGCCGCGGTCATGAACCTCGCCGGTGCCTTCATGGGCAGCGGGGTCGCCAAGACCGTCAGCGAGGGCCTGATCGAGACGCCGCACGGCGACAAGGGGATGGGCATCCTCTTCGCCGCGCTCGTCGGCGCGATCATCTGGAACCTGGTCACCTGGTACTTCGGCCTGCCGTCCTCCTCCTCGCACGCCCTGTTCGGCGGCATGGTGGGCGCGGCGCTCGCCGGCGGGACCGAGGTCATCTGGGGCGGGGTGCTCGACAAGATCGTCATCCCGATGTTCATCTCGCCGGTGGTCGGCCTCGTCGCCGGTTACCTGGTGATGTGCGCGATCATGTGGATGTTCCGCAAGGCCAACCCGCACAAGGCCAAGCGCGGTTTCCGGATCGCGCAGACCGTGTCGGCGGCCGGCATGGCGCTCGGCCACGGTCTGCAGGACGCGCAGAAGACCATGGGCATCGTGGTGATGGCCCTCGTCATCGCCGATGTGCAGGACGCCGGCGACGACATCCCGGTCTGGGTGAAGATCGCGTGCGCCGTGATGCTCTCGCTGGGTACGTACGCGGGTGGCTGGCGCATCATGCGGACCCTCGGCCGCAAGATCATCGAGCTGGACCCGCCGCAGGGGTTCGCGGCGGAGACCACGGGCGCGTCGATCATGTTCGGCTCGGCGTTCCTCTTCCACGCGCCGATCTCGACCACGCACGTCATCACCTCCGCGATCATGGGCGTGGGCGCGACGAAGCGGGTCAACGCGGTGCGGTGGGGTGTCGCCAAGAACATCATCCTCGGCTGGTTCATCACCATGCCGGCGGCGGCGCTGGTCGCGGCCGGAAGCTTCTACGTGGTGCAGCTGTTCTTCGGCTGA
- the pstA gene encoding phosphate ABC transporter permease PstA, producing MSHAIQDRPVSTVKRTGSLSSARLPRWTPAAVAAGSVAAGIGIGLAAGWHSKVQWGILAALIFVLVTYALTTKVEGSRQAKDRVATSLVWVCFVLAVIPLLSLAWVTISKGIEVLDPYFLGHSMNGVLDAEAGGGVYHALLGTIEQVAIATVIAAPIGLLTAVYLVEYGGGKLAQAVTFFVDVMTGIPSIVAGLFILATWNLMLGFGPSGFAGAMALAILMMPVVVRSTEEMLKLVPNELREASLALGIPKWRTILKVVLPTAIGGITTGVMLAVARITGETAPVLLLVFGTKLINPNPFEGAQSSLPLYVYEQYAVGTDAAVSRAWAAALVLIAFVMILNLVARGIARWKAPKTGR from the coding sequence ATGAGCCACGCCATACAGGACCGTCCGGTCTCGACGGTCAAGCGCACGGGATCGCTCTCCAGCGCCCGCCTCCCCCGCTGGACCCCGGCCGCCGTCGCCGCCGGCTCCGTCGCCGCGGGCATCGGCATCGGCCTCGCCGCCGGCTGGCACAGCAAGGTCCAGTGGGGCATCCTCGCCGCCCTGATCTTCGTGCTCGTCACGTACGCGCTGACCACCAAGGTCGAGGGCAGCCGCCAGGCCAAGGACCGCGTCGCCACCAGCCTCGTCTGGGTCTGCTTCGTCCTGGCCGTCATCCCGCTGCTCTCCCTCGCGTGGGTCACCATCAGCAAGGGCATCGAGGTCCTCGACCCGTACTTCCTGGGCCACTCGATGAACGGCGTCCTCGACGCCGAGGCCGGCGGCGGCGTCTACCACGCGCTGCTCGGCACCATCGAGCAGGTCGCCATCGCGACCGTGATCGCCGCTCCGATCGGTCTCCTCACCGCCGTCTACCTCGTCGAGTACGGCGGCGGAAAGCTGGCCCAGGCCGTCACCTTCTTCGTCGACGTCATGACGGGCATCCCGTCGATCGTCGCCGGCCTCTTCATCCTCGCCACCTGGAACCTGATGCTGGGCTTCGGCCCCTCCGGTTTCGCCGGCGCGATGGCCCTCGCCATCCTGATGATGCCGGTCGTGGTCCGCTCCACCGAGGAGATGCTCAAGCTCGTCCCGAACGAGCTCCGCGAGGCCTCCCTCGCCCTCGGCATCCCCAAGTGGCGCACCATCCTGAAGGTGGTCCTCCCCACCGCGATCGGCGGCATCACCACGGGCGTCATGCTCGCGGTCGCCCGCATCACCGGTGAGACGGCCCCGGTCCTGCTCCTCGTGTTCGGTACGAAGCTCATCAACCCGAACCCCTTCGAAGGCGCCCAGTCCTCCCTGCCGCTCTACGTGTACGAGCAGTACGCGGTCGGCACCGACGCGGCCGTGTCCCGCGCCTGGGCCGCAGCGCTCGTCCTGATCGCCTTCGTCATGATCCTCAACCTGGTGGCCCGCGGCATCGCCCGCTGGAAGGCCCCCAAGACCGGCCGCTGA
- a CDS encoding metal-sensitive transcriptional regulator, whose protein sequence is MTTTEADQVTPEAVPAVGQADHEHGVHGYHKQKDEHLKRLRRIEGQIRGLQRMVDEDVYCIDILTQVSASTKALQSFALQLLEEHLRHCVADAAATGEGIDAKVEEATKAIARMMRT, encoded by the coding sequence ATGACGACCACCGAGGCGGACCAGGTCACCCCCGAGGCCGTCCCGGCCGTCGGGCAGGCCGACCACGAGCACGGTGTGCACGGCTACCACAAGCAGAAGGACGAGCACCTCAAGCGGCTCCGCCGGATCGAGGGCCAGATCCGCGGCCTCCAGCGGATGGTCGACGAGGACGTCTACTGCATCGACATACTCACGCAGGTCTCCGCCTCGACGAAGGCCCTGCAGTCCTTCGCGCTCCAGCTCCTGGAGGAGCACCTGCGGCACTGCGTCGCGGACGCGGCGGCCACCGGCGAGGGCATCGACGCCAAGGTCGAGGAGGCCACGAAGGCCATCGCCCGCATGATGCGCACCTGA
- the pstB gene encoding phosphate ABC transporter ATP-binding protein PstB, translated as MAKRIDVSGLSAYYGAHKAIDDISMTVEPRSVTAFIGPSGCGKSTFLRTLNRMHEVTPGGRVEGKVLLDDENLYGSNVDPVAVRRTVGMVFQRPNPFPTMSIFDNVAAGLRLNGKYKKSQLNDIVEKSLKGANLWNEVKDRLNKPGSGLSGGQQQRLCIARAIAVEPDVLLMDEPCSALDPISTLAIEDLIGELKERFTIVIVTHNMQQAARVSDRTAFFNLAAVGQPGKLIELDDTERIFSNPSVQATEDYISGRFG; from the coding sequence ATGGCCAAGCGAATCGACGTCAGCGGCCTCTCCGCCTACTACGGCGCCCACAAGGCGATCGACGACATCTCGATGACCGTCGAGCCCCGCTCCGTGACGGCCTTCATCGGCCCGTCCGGCTGCGGCAAGTCCACCTTCCTGCGCACCCTGAACCGGATGCACGAGGTCACCCCCGGTGGCCGCGTCGAGGGCAAGGTACTGCTGGACGACGAGAACCTGTACGGCAGCAACGTCGACCCCGTCGCCGTGCGCCGCACGGTGGGCATGGTCTTCCAGCGCCCGAACCCCTTCCCCACCATGTCGATCTTCGACAACGTGGCGGCGGGCCTGCGGCTCAACGGCAAGTACAAGAAGTCGCAGCTCAACGACATCGTCGAGAAGTCCCTCAAGGGCGCCAACCTCTGGAACGAGGTCAAGGACCGCCTGAACAAGCCGGGCTCCGGCCTCTCCGGCGGTCAGCAGCAGCGTCTGTGCATCGCCCGCGCGATCGCGGTCGAGCCCGACGTCCTGCTGATGGACGAGCCCTGCTCGGCCCTCGACCCGATCTCGACGCTGGCGATCGAGGACCTCATCGGCGAGCTGAAGGAGCGCTTCACGATCGTCATCGTGACGCACAACATGCAGCAGGCCGCCCGCGTCTCGGACCGCACCGCCTTCTTCAACCTGGCGGCCGTCGGCCAGCCCGGCAAGCTGATCGAACTGGACGACACCGAGCGCATCTTCTCCAACCCGAGCGTCCAGGCGACCGAGGACTACATCTCCGGCCGCTTTGGGTAA
- a CDS encoding DUF47 domain-containing protein produces MRFRLTPRETSFYDMFAASADNIVTGSKLLMELLGAEPSARAEIAERMRAAEHAGDDATHAIFHQLNSSFITPFDREDIYNLASSLDDIMDFMEEAVDLVVLYNVEELPKGVEQQIEVLARAAELTAEAMPNLRTMANLTEYWIEVNRLENQADQIHRKLLATLFNGKYDAIEVLKLKQIVDVLEEAADAFEHVANTVETIAVKES; encoded by the coding sequence GTGCGATTTCGTCTGACCCCCAGGGAGACGAGCTTCTACGACATGTTCGCCGCGTCCGCGGACAACATCGTCACGGGCTCGAAGCTCCTGATGGAACTGCTCGGAGCGGAGCCTTCCGCCCGGGCCGAGATCGCGGAGCGGATGCGGGCAGCGGAGCACGCCGGCGACGACGCCACCCACGCGATCTTCCACCAGCTGAACTCCTCCTTCATCACGCCGTTCGACCGCGAGGACATCTACAACCTCGCGTCCTCCCTCGACGACATCATGGACTTCATGGAGGAGGCCGTCGACCTGGTCGTCCTCTACAACGTCGAGGAGCTCCCCAAGGGCGTCGAGCAGCAGATCGAGGTGCTGGCCCGGGCGGCGGAGCTGACCGCCGAAGCCATGCCGAACCTGCGGACGATGGCCAACCTCACCGAGTACTGGATCGAGGTCAACCGGCTCGAGAACCAGGCCGACCAGATCCACCGCAAGCTGCTCGCGACGCTCTTCAACGGCAAGTACGACGCCATCGAGGTGCTCAAGCTCAAGCAGATCGTCGACGTGCTGGAAGAGGCGGCCGACGCGTTCGAGCACGTGGCCAACACGGTGGAGACCATCGCGGTCAAGGAGTCCTGA
- the pstS gene encoding phosphate ABC transporter substrate-binding protein PstS, with the protein MKLSRKNGLRASAIGALVVSGALVLSACGSDNNTETPAKENGTKTSAAASDIACDGAKGQLLAAGSSAQKNAMDLWVKNFQAACSGVEINYQAIGSGGGITKFNQGQVAFAGSDSALKDEEAAESAKICKTGKGVNLPMVGGPIAIGYKLDGVDNLVLDASTIAKIFDNKITKWNDPAIAKLNPGAKLPDSTIQAFHRSDESGTTQNLGKYLSTAAAADWKHDPKSKSWPAQGGQAANGSSGVATAVKDAEGSIGYFELSYATANKISTVSINTGAAAPVAASSENASKAIAAAKVKGTGSDMALSLDYATKAEGAYPIVLVTYEIACDKGNKAETLPTLKAFLNYTVSEQGQKVLADAGYAPLPAEIAAKVRTIVPTLS; encoded by the coding sequence GTGAAGCTTTCGCGCAAGAACGGGCTTCGCGCCTCCGCGATCGGTGCCCTCGTCGTCTCCGGTGCGCTCGTCCTCTCGGCGTGTGGCTCGGACAACAACACGGAGACCCCGGCCAAGGAAAACGGCACGAAGACCTCCGCCGCCGCCTCCGACATCGCGTGTGACGGCGCCAAGGGCCAGCTCCTCGCCGCGGGCTCCAGCGCCCAGAAGAACGCGATGGACCTCTGGGTCAAGAACTTCCAGGCCGCGTGCTCCGGTGTCGAGATCAACTACCAGGCCATCGGCTCCGGCGGCGGCATCACCAAGTTCAACCAGGGCCAGGTCGCCTTCGCGGGCTCCGACTCCGCCCTGAAGGACGAAGAGGCCGCCGAGTCGGCGAAGATCTGCAAGACCGGCAAGGGCGTCAACCTGCCGATGGTCGGCGGCCCCATCGCCATCGGCTACAAGCTGGACGGCGTGGACAACCTGGTCCTGGACGCCTCCACCATCGCCAAGATCTTCGACAACAAGATCACCAAGTGGAACGACCCGGCGATCGCCAAGCTGAACCCGGGCGCCAAGCTCCCGGACAGCACGATCCAGGCCTTCCACCGCTCGGACGAGTCCGGCACCACCCAGAACCTCGGCAAGTACCTCTCGACCGCCGCCGCGGCCGACTGGAAGCACGACCCGAAGTCGAAGTCGTGGCCGGCCCAGGGCGGCCAGGCCGCCAACGGCTCCTCCGGTGTCGCCACCGCCGTGAAGGACGCCGAGGGCTCCATCGGCTACTTCGAGCTCTCCTACGCCACGGCGAACAAGATCTCGACGGTCAGCATCAACACCGGCGCCGCCGCCCCGGTCGCCGCCTCCTCGGAGAACGCGTCCAAGGCCATCGCCGCCGCCAAGGTCAAGGGCACGGGCAGCGACATGGCCCTCTCCCTCGACTACGCCACGAAGGCCGAGGGTGCCTACCCGATCGTCCTCGTCACGTACGAGATCGCCTGCGACAAGGGCAACAAGGCGGAGACCCTGCCGACCCTGAAGGCGTTCCTCAACTACACCGTGAGCGAGCAGGGCCAGAAGGTCCTCGCCGACGCCGGCTACGCCCCGCTCCCGGCCGAGATCGCCGCGAAGGTCCGCACGATCGTCCCCACCCTGTCCTGA
- a CDS encoding phosphatase PAP2 family protein: MAELASDGSNPDVSLLYDINGLAKSAPPWFDRVMEFVGEYGIMLGMALVCLWCWWSVRRRGTLGDSVSAVAGLVWAPLAAGIALLVNIPIRGFVERPRPFRDHQGLEVLVDGKTDFSFVSDHATLAMALGVGVFVAHRRFGLAAIGLALAEGFARVYMGVHYPTDVIGGFALGTAVALLLAPLALALLTPVLSAVARSGRGAWLVRSRKAETPRRPEAVDIPEPRVGGPASDTGRNDLAA; encoded by the coding sequence ATGGCTGAACTCGCATCGGACGGTTCGAACCCCGATGTCAGCCTGCTCTACGACATCAACGGGCTGGCCAAGTCGGCACCGCCGTGGTTCGACCGCGTCATGGAATTCGTCGGCGAGTACGGGATCATGCTCGGGATGGCGCTCGTCTGCCTGTGGTGCTGGTGGAGCGTCCGGCGCCGCGGCACCCTCGGCGACTCCGTCTCGGCCGTCGCCGGCCTCGTGTGGGCTCCGCTGGCCGCCGGGATCGCCCTCCTGGTGAACATCCCCATCCGCGGCTTCGTCGAGCGTCCCCGGCCCTTCAGGGACCACCAGGGGCTCGAGGTCCTCGTCGACGGGAAGACCGACTTCTCGTTCGTCAGCGATCACGCCACCCTGGCGATGGCGCTCGGCGTCGGCGTCTTCGTCGCCCACCGCAGGTTCGGGCTCGCCGCCATCGGCCTCGCCCTCGCCGAGGGCTTCGCGCGGGTCTACATGGGCGTCCACTACCCGACCGACGTGATCGGCGGCTTCGCCCTCGGTACGGCGGTGGCGCTGCTCCTCGCCCCGCTCGCCCTCGCGCTGCTGACCCCGGTGCTCTCCGCCGTGGCCCGCTCCGGCCGGGGTGCCTGGCTGGTCCGCTCCCGGAAGGCAGAGACGCCGCGCCGCCCCGAGGCGGTCGACATCCCCGAGCCCCGCGTCGGCGGCCCCGCCTCCGACACCGGCCGCAACGACCTCGCGGCCTAG
- a CDS encoding NUDIX hydrolase, with product MSVPESPILAAGCVLWRRSRSGHGIEIAVVFRPKWSDWSHPKGKLKSGEGARAAAVREVREETGMTCALGVELPTVRYRVQGRAKEVRYWAAEATGGSFAPNREVTRLLWLTPEAARTCLTQDRDKDLIGVFLRRRAAEGGRVS from the coding sequence ATGAGCGTCCCCGAGTCCCCGATCCTCGCCGCGGGCTGCGTCCTCTGGCGGCGGTCGCGTTCCGGCCACGGCATCGAGATCGCCGTGGTCTTCCGACCGAAGTGGTCCGACTGGTCCCACCCCAAGGGCAAGCTGAAGTCCGGCGAAGGCGCGAGAGCGGCCGCGGTCCGTGAGGTTCGGGAGGAGACCGGCATGACGTGCGCGCTGGGCGTCGAACTTCCCACCGTCCGCTACCGGGTTCAGGGCCGTGCCAAGGAGGTCCGCTACTGGGCGGCCGAGGCCACGGGCGGCTCGTTCGCACCGAACCGGGAAGTGACGCGTCTGCTGTGGCTCACCCCTGAAGCCGCACGCACCTGCCTGACCCAGGACAGGGACAAGGACCTGATCGGCGTGTTCCTCAGGAGGCGAGCCGCAGAGGGCGGGCGGGTGTCATGA